The following are encoded in a window of Limibacter armeniacum genomic DNA:
- a CDS encoding RelA/SpoT family protein — translation MNIDVEKENKTLLKMYRNLLQKASPYLQGDDQKTIRKAFVFATEAHKDMRRKSGEPFIYHPVAVATIVTEEIGLGTTSIVSALLHDVVEDTEYTFNDIETHFGSKVAKIVEGLTKISETSAKGDSLQAENFRKMLLTISEDIRVVLVKIADRLHNMRTLESMPKDKRLKIKSETEYIYAPLAHRLGLYNIKSELEDLSLKYSDRRTYDEISEKLRKSEPARVKFTNTFTEPIKRDLDRMGIKYRIKSRTKSIRSIFNKMRKQNIPFEEVFDLFAIRIIFGSTMEMEKAKCWQIYSVVTDHYRPNVSRLRDWVSMPKANGYESLHTTVMGPEGHWVEVQVRSERMDEIAEKGYAAHWKYKEKGKGGAQNGKPREQGIESWLNAVREMMENDKMSAIEFLDDFRSNLFNKEVFAFTPKGDLKVFPKGSTVLDFAFDIHTEVGAKCLGAKINGRLVPLNHELKNGDQIEILTANKPKATEGWLQFVKTSRARAKIKSYLKEDKRKMSELGREIVERKLKQMHLPFNDRTLKQLKDYFGLQTELDLYSQVGEGIIDHTEIKKFNEQHKQNEKLRSEKIVPETAKEFKKRIRRIRQDGDELVIGEDMESVHYSLAKCCNPIFGDDIFGFITINNGIKIHRTNCPNAVSMMANYGYRIIKARWANSQDSEYEIKLKVEGTDRVGLVNDVTKIISTQMCVNIKSISIDTESSIFKGTIGLSVHDTDEADNLINNLKDIDGIVKVIRLEE, via the coding sequence ATGAATATTGACGTTGAAAAGGAAAACAAGACGCTGCTGAAGATGTACCGCAACCTGCTGCAAAAAGCAAGTCCATATTTGCAGGGGGATGACCAGAAAACCATCAGGAAAGCATTTGTATTTGCTACTGAGGCGCATAAAGATATGCGTCGTAAGTCAGGGGAGCCATTTATCTATCATCCTGTGGCAGTAGCGACTATTGTTACAGAAGAAATAGGATTAGGTACTACCTCTATCGTGTCTGCACTTTTGCATGACGTGGTGGAGGATACTGAATATACGTTTAATGACATTGAAACGCATTTTGGCTCGAAAGTAGCCAAAATTGTTGAAGGGTTAACCAAGATATCGGAAACATCAGCAAAGGGAGATTCGCTGCAAGCGGAAAACTTCAGGAAGATGCTGTTGACAATTTCGGAAGATATCCGTGTGGTACTGGTGAAGATCGCTGACCGTTTGCACAATATGCGTACGCTTGAGAGTATGCCAAAAGACAAGCGTCTTAAGATCAAGTCAGAAACGGAGTACATCTATGCACCGTTGGCACACAGGTTAGGACTTTATAATATAAAGTCTGAGCTGGAAGACCTTTCTCTGAAGTATTCGGACAGGAGAACTTATGATGAAATATCTGAGAAACTCAGAAAGTCGGAGCCAGCAAGGGTAAAGTTTACCAATACCTTTACAGAGCCGATCAAGCGAGACCTAGATAGAATGGGGATAAAGTACCGGATCAAGTCACGTACAAAATCCATTCGATCTATCTTTAATAAGATGCGTAAACAGAACATTCCGTTTGAGGAAGTGTTTGACCTGTTTGCAATTCGAATCATCTTCGGTTCGACCATGGAGATGGAAAAAGCGAAATGTTGGCAGATTTACTCTGTGGTAACCGATCATTATAGACCAAATGTGAGTAGGCTGAGAGACTGGGTCAGTATGCCGAAAGCCAATGGTTATGAGTCTTTGCATACTACAGTTATGGGTCCTGAAGGTCACTGGGTAGAGGTACAGGTGAGAAGTGAGCGGATGGATGAGATTGCTGAAAAAGGATACGCAGCTCACTGGAAGTACAAGGAAAAAGGAAAAGGAGGCGCTCAGAATGGAAAGCCAAGGGAACAAGGTATAGAAAGCTGGTTGAATGCCGTCCGTGAGATGATGGAGAATGACAAGATGAGTGCCATCGAATTCTTGGACGATTTCCGTTCTAACCTATTCAATAAAGAGGTTTTTGCCTTTACTCCTAAAGGGGATTTGAAAGTGTTCCCTAAAGGTTCTACTGTATTGGACTTTGCATTTGATATTCATACTGAGGTAGGAGCCAAATGTTTGGGTGCAAAAATCAACGGTCGACTGGTGCCTTTGAACCATGAATTGAAAAATGGGGATCAGATTGAGATTCTGACGGCCAATAAGCCAAAGGCAACAGAAGGTTGGTTGCAATTTGTAAAAACCTCAAGGGCAAGAGCAAAGATCAAGTCTTACCTGAAAGAAGACAAGAGAAAAATGTCTGAACTCGGTCGTGAGATTGTTGAGCGTAAGCTTAAGCAGATGCACTTGCCGTTCAATGACCGAACACTGAAGCAACTGAAAGACTACTTTGGTTTACAGACTGAGCTGGATCTATACTCTCAAGTAGGGGAAGGTATTATTGATCATACAGAGATCAAGAAATTCAATGAGCAGCACAAGCAAAATGAAAAATTGCGCTCAGAGAAGATTGTACCTGAAACCGCCAAGGAGTTTAAAAAGCGCATTAGACGTATCCGACAAGATGGTGACGAACTGGTGATCGGGGAGGATATGGAAAGCGTACATTACTCATTGGCAAAATGCTGTAACCCGATATTTGGAGATGACATCTTTGGTTTTATCACGATCAATAATGGTATCAAGATACATAGAACCAATTGCCCTAATGCTGTTTCGATGATGGCCAACTATGGCTACCGAATTATCAAGGCACGTTGGGCTAACAGTCAGGACAGTGAGTACGAAATTAAGCTGAAGGTGGAAGGAACTGACCGTGTTGGTTTGGTAAATGATGTGACCAAGATTATTTCGACACAAATGTGTGTGAATATCAAGTCTATTTCCATTGATACTGAGAGTAGTATCTTCAAAGGAACTATCGGACTTTCAGTGCATGACACAGATGAAGCTGATAACCTTATCAATAATCTCAAGGATATTGATGGTATTGTAAAGGTGATAAGATTAGAAGAATAA
- a CDS encoding GAF domain-containing protein translates to MTCPAYFFGIYPNGATAEYTMENENTLIKVYQDISREVTLSGLSRKLIQLTNEQLNPDRVMLVIKSGDHYKILAELDKGELTIHQEAVMADTSTLPLQVFERLKRKPRTISITKTQMVVHFGEDEYLNTVKPFMVSLLPLVNQDVNVGFLLIENRTKEETFTPETLEYMELLAPQMAITLQNCVLNQSLMVQAQQAFSQQTEVAVKEAPKPVVTKQEKSIESLSESFEQQIATLGSIGQAITDATSVETIIETVYEKVNELMDAYAFDIGIFNKEKERIEFSGSIENGERLPFNYYSLSEENRLAVRCFKNSEEILISNYHKEYANYFGETELPAPNVGGDLLSVVYLPIRDKQETVGVITVQSKTENAYTNYHLNILRNLSVYVAIAIDNASLMEARLANAEKFAVQAKAHEQELKNAFETVKLLGEIGQDITANLSVDKIIETVYENVNNLMDAKIFSIGVYNSRKNRIDVPGTIEYDKKLPAYFYEISDDSKLSVYCLKRQEEVLIHDLDKDFNKYLDTQLPADTSGLPQSVIYMPLVGKVGPLGVITIQSNQKYAYGEQDLNILRNLAAYVGIALDNALVYESLEEIVDERTSEVVKQKEQIEVQHSKLEQSLKDVELLSDMGMELTSTLSTEDIISTMYEHVNNLMDASAFGVGIINPIKNHIEFRGALEAGEKLPTFYHPMDDDHRFSVWSIKNHKEVFILDYEREYNKYIEEMKAPEAGKSPESIIYLPLETKDKVIGVITVQSFKKNAYTPYHINILRNLAVYTAIAVENAESYHKMELQNQEIQKTSQKMTSSIKYAKRIQQAMLPNRTLINDLLADSFVFFKPRDIVSGDFFWFLKKGSKLFMAAVDCTGHGVPGAFMSIIGNNLLNEIVNVRDIESPDEVLNLMHDRVHKQLNQSETENQDGMDLALCVINYDTRQVEYAGAKNPLVRIVDGEMEVIKGDRMPIGGRRSDRYESESYTKHTFSLDDNAAYYIFSDGYADQFNQEGSKFLMKNFKEMLLEIHDQPMDSQRKVLRRKLMNWMEGVSQQTDDILVIGFRP, encoded by the coding sequence ATGACATGTCCCGCATATTTTTTTGGAATCTACCCCAATGGGGCTACTGCTGAATATACCATGGAGAATGAGAATACACTGATCAAAGTCTACCAAGACATTTCAAGGGAAGTAACACTTTCAGGTCTGTCACGCAAGTTGATTCAACTTACCAATGAACAGCTGAATCCTGATCGTGTAATGCTGGTGATTAAATCAGGTGACCATTACAAGATTTTAGCCGAGCTTGATAAAGGCGAACTGACAATCCATCAGGAAGCAGTTATGGCTGACACTTCCACCCTTCCTTTACAGGTGTTTGAGCGACTGAAAAGAAAACCTCGTACCATTTCTATTACCAAGACACAAATGGTAGTACACTTTGGAGAGGACGAGTATCTCAATACTGTAAAGCCATTTATGGTCAGTTTGCTTCCATTGGTAAATCAGGATGTTAATGTAGGTTTCCTGTTAATAGAAAACAGAACAAAAGAAGAGACATTCACTCCTGAAACATTGGAGTATATGGAGCTTTTAGCTCCTCAAATGGCAATCACATTGCAGAATTGTGTATTGAACCAATCGCTGATGGTTCAGGCACAGCAGGCATTTAGCCAGCAGACAGAGGTAGCTGTAAAAGAAGCGCCAAAGCCAGTGGTGACAAAGCAGGAAAAGTCAATCGAGTCATTGAGTGAAAGCTTTGAACAGCAAATCGCTACTTTGGGAAGTATTGGTCAAGCCATTACAGATGCTACTTCGGTAGAAACCATTATTGAAACAGTCTATGAGAAAGTGAATGAGCTGATGGATGCTTATGCTTTCGATATAGGAATTTTCAATAAGGAAAAAGAACGCATCGAGTTTTCAGGGTCTATTGAAAATGGAGAGCGTTTGCCATTCAATTACTACTCTTTAAGCGAGGAAAACAGGTTAGCTGTTAGGTGTTTTAAGAATAGTGAAGAAATTCTGATCAGCAACTACCATAAGGAATATGCGAACTACTTTGGTGAGACAGAACTGCCTGCGCCTAATGTAGGTGGAGATTTGCTGTCAGTGGTGTATTTGCCAATCAGGGACAAGCAAGAGACTGTTGGTGTAATCACAGTACAGAGCAAGACTGAAAATGCCTACACAAATTACCACCTGAATATTCTTAGAAACCTGTCTGTTTATGTAGCTATTGCCATTGACAATGCTTCATTGATGGAAGCGCGTTTGGCAAATGCAGAGAAATTTGCAGTACAGGCAAAGGCACATGAGCAGGAACTGAAGAATGCTTTTGAAACAGTAAAACTGTTGGGTGAGATAGGTCAGGACATTACAGCCAACCTTTCGGTAGATAAAATTATCGAAACGGTATATGAGAATGTCAACAACCTGATGGACGCCAAAATCTTCTCAATTGGTGTTTACAATTCACGTAAAAACAGGATTGACGTTCCGGGTACCATTGAGTATGATAAAAAGCTTCCTGCTTATTTTTATGAAATATCAGATGATTCAAAACTTTCGGTTTACTGTCTTAAAAGACAAGAGGAAGTATTGATTCATGATTTGGATAAAGATTTCAATAAATATCTTGATACACAGCTTCCTGCAGATACCTCAGGGCTTCCTCAGTCGGTAATTTACATGCCACTTGTTGGTAAAGTAGGTCCTTTGGGAGTAATTACCATCCAGAGTAACCAAAAGTACGCTTATGGAGAGCAGGACCTGAACATCCTTCGAAACTTGGCGGCTTATGTAGGTATTGCATTGGACAACGCCTTGGTATACGAGAGTCTGGAGGAAATTGTAGATGAGCGTACATCGGAGGTAGTGAAGCAGAAAGAGCAGATTGAGGTACAGCACAGTAAGCTGGAGCAATCGCTGAAAGACGTAGAACTCCTGTCTGATATGGGTATGGAGTTGACATCTACCCTTTCTACAGAAGATATTATCTCTACCATGTATGAGCACGTCAATAACTTGATGGATGCTTCTGCATTTGGTGTAGGTATTATTAATCCGATCAAGAACCATATCGAGTTTAGGGGTGCATTGGAAGCGGGTGAAAAGCTACCAACATTCTATCACCCTATGGATGATGATCACCGATTCTCAGTATGGAGTATCAAGAATCATAAGGAGGTATTTATCCTTGATTACGAGAGAGAGTATAATAAGTATATCGAGGAGATGAAGGCTCCTGAGGCTGGAAAAAGCCCAGAGTCTATTATTTACTTGCCATTGGAAACAAAGGATAAGGTAATTGGTGTAATCACGGTTCAAAGCTTTAAGAAAAATGCTTATACACCGTACCATATCAACATCCTTCGAAACCTGGCAGTATACACAGCAATTGCAGTGGAAAACGCTGAGTCTTATCATAAGATGGAGCTTCAAAACCAGGAGATCCAGAAGACCAGCCAGAAGATGACTTCAAGTATCAAGTATGCCAAGCGTATTCAGCAGGCAATGCTGCCGAACAGAACCTTGATCAATGACCTGCTTGCAGATTCTTTTGTATTCTTTAAGCCAAGAGATATTGTAAGTGGTGACTTCTTCTGGTTCCTGAAGAAAGGCAGTAAGCTGTTTATGGCAGCAGTAGATTGTACTGGTCATGGTGTTCCGGGTGCATTTATGAGTATTATTGGCAACAACTTGCTCAATGAGATCGTCAATGTAAGGGATATCGAATCTCCAGATGAAGTATTGAACCTGATGCATGACCGTGTTCACAAACAGCTGAACCAAAGCGAGACAGAGAATCAAGATGGAATGGATTTAGCTCTTTGTGTAATCAATTATGATACACGTCAGGTTGAGTATGCAGGCGCTAAAAACCCACTGGTAAGGATTGTCGATGGTGAAATGGAAGTGATTAAAGGTGATCGCATGCCAATCGGAGGAAGAAGAAGTGACCGTTATGAAAGTGAAAGCTATACCAAGCATACTTTCTCATTAGATGATAATGCGGCTTACTATATTTTCTCAGATGGTTATGCAGACCAGTTCAATCAAGAGGGTAGCAAGTTCCTGATGAAAAACTTCAAGGAGATGCTTTTGGAAATACATGACCAGCCAATGGATAGTCAGCGTAAGGTATTAAGAAGAAAGCTGATGAATTGGATGGAAGGTGTGTCTCAGCAGACAGATGATATTTTGGTAATTGGCTTTAGACCATAA
- a CDS encoding ABC transporter ATP-binding protein → MQRQPQQLKLLEIKNLTISSLGNTGYHTIIDDLSISVNKGETLGIVGESGSGKSVTALSLLQLLHTPSIQVNSGEILYNSQKFGEIDLLKLRPSQIRGIRGAEIGMIFQDPMSSLNPVYTCGNQMIETILEHQNVSAQEACKRALNLFEKVKLTPAKKIFRSYPHQISGGQKQRVMIAMALACEPSLLIADEPTTALDVTVQKSILELVQELNNEFNTSTLFISHDLAVIAEMADRVAVMYKGKIVEQGSVWDIFENPQHPYTKGLLACRPRLDIKFKRLPVLSDFVDSLTESGIGIRGRYASVGEAIIWNKQTEDEIKQRNQELASQKPILSVRNLETHFPVSKNWLGKPTQWMKAVDDVSFDVFSGETLGLVGESGCGKTTLGRSILQLIKPSAGEIIFEGKDITKLSEKQLTTLRKDIQIIFQDPYASLNPRHTVGEAIMEPMRVHNIYRSEKERKIEAIKLLERVNLNAAHFNRYPHEFSGGQRQRISIARTLAVKPKFIICDESVSALDVSVQATVLNLLNELRDEFNFTYIFISHDLAVVKFIADRIMVMNEGKIVEIDFAENIYKNPKEAYTQKLIDAIPRGDLQDIQRAMLKRLMQKRERKTVAQALELSPESKK, encoded by the coding sequence ATGCAAAGACAGCCCCAACAGCTTAAGCTACTGGAAATAAAGAATCTTACTATTTCATCTTTAGGCAATACTGGTTACCATACGATCATTGACGACTTATCCATTAGTGTCAATAAGGGAGAAACCTTAGGCATTGTTGGAGAGTCTGGCTCAGGAAAGTCTGTTACGGCTCTTTCACTGTTGCAGCTCTTGCACACTCCCTCTATCCAAGTAAACAGTGGTGAGATCCTTTACAACAGTCAAAAGTTTGGAGAAATTGACTTGCTCAAGCTTCGCCCAAGCCAAATAAGAGGAATTAGAGGAGCTGAGATAGGGATGATTTTTCAGGATCCAATGAGTTCACTCAATCCTGTTTATACTTGTGGAAACCAAATGATAGAAACCATTCTTGAGCACCAAAATGTCAGTGCCCAAGAAGCTTGTAAACGAGCGCTTAACCTATTTGAAAAAGTAAAGCTTACCCCTGCCAAAAAGATTTTCCGTTCCTATCCTCACCAAATTTCAGGAGGACAGAAACAGCGGGTGATGATTGCCATGGCGCTTGCCTGTGAGCCTTCTCTACTTATTGCGGATGAGCCAACTACCGCACTTGACGTAACAGTACAGAAATCTATTCTAGAACTGGTACAGGAGCTTAACAATGAGTTCAATACCTCTACCCTATTTATATCACATGACCTTGCCGTGATAGCCGAGATGGCTGATCGTGTTGCAGTAATGTATAAAGGTAAAATTGTTGAGCAAGGTAGTGTGTGGGACATCTTTGAGAATCCGCAACATCCTTATACCAAAGGGCTATTAGCTTGTCGTCCAAGACTAGACATCAAGTTTAAAAGACTTCCTGTATTATCTGACTTTGTAGACAGCCTTACCGAATCTGGAATTGGCATCAGGGGACGTTATGCTTCTGTGGGTGAAGCCATTATTTGGAACAAGCAAACAGAGGATGAGATCAAGCAACGTAATCAGGAGCTAGCAAGTCAAAAGCCCATTCTTTCGGTCAGAAATCTGGAAACACATTTCCCCGTCAGCAAAAACTGGCTTGGCAAACCGACTCAATGGATGAAAGCGGTGGATGATGTATCTTTTGATGTATTTTCAGGAGAGACTTTAGGTCTTGTTGGAGAGTCAGGCTGTGGCAAGACTACACTCGGAAGAAGTATTTTGCAGCTTATTAAACCTTCTGCTGGTGAAATTATCTTTGAAGGAAAAGATATCACCAAGCTAAGTGAAAAGCAGCTAACGACGCTTCGAAAAGATATTCAAATCATTTTCCAAGACCCATATGCTTCATTAAACCCAAGGCATACTGTTGGGGAAGCTATTATGGAACCAATGCGTGTACATAATATTTACCGCTCTGAAAAGGAAAGAAAGATTGAGGCTATCAAATTACTGGAACGTGTCAACCTAAATGCCGCTCACTTTAACAGGTATCCGCATGAGTTTTCGGGAGGGCAACGTCAACGTATCAGCATTGCCAGAACATTGGCTGTAAAACCCAAATTCATTATCTGTGATGAATCTGTTTCAGCCTTGGATGTTTCAGTACAGGCGACAGTACTGAACCTACTGAACGAATTACGTGATGAATTCAATTTCACCTATATCTTCATTTCCCATGACCTTGCTGTAGTCAAATTTATTGCAGACCGTATCATGGTAATGAATGAAGGTAAAATTGTAGAGATTGACTTTGCTGAAAACATTTACAAGAATCCGAAAGAGGCTTATACCCAAAAACTGATTGATGCCATTCCTAGAGGTGACCTTCAGGATATTCAACGTGCTATGCTTAAGCGCCTAATGCAGAAGAGAGAGCGTAAAACCGTGGCACAAGCATTGGAACTCAGCCCTGAAAGTAAGAAATAA
- the ccoS gene encoding cbb3-type cytochrome oxidase assembly protein CcoS, which yields MSAIVILIGISLVVAICFLLAFIWSVNSDQYDDTYTPSIRILFEENDYKRTNQSDRSEE from the coding sequence ATGAGTGCTATAGTCATATTGATCGGGATAAGTTTGGTGGTGGCAATTTGCTTCCTGTTGGCCTTTATTTGGTCTGTAAACTCAGATCAGTATGATGATACTTACACACCAAGCATCAGAATACTGTTTGAAGAAAATGATTACAAAAGAACAAATCAGTCAGACCGTTCAGAGGAATAG
- the ccoN gene encoding cytochrome-c oxidase, cbb3-type subunit I gives MITKEQISQTVQRNSESNLERFFYDNVAVRNFAVATIFWGVAGMLVGLIAAIQMVLPEANMETAWLTFGRIRPLHTNAIIFAFVGNGMFAGIYYALPRLVKARMFSDVLTKIHFWGWQLIILSALITLPMGISSAKEYAELEWPIDIAIAAIWVVFGVNMIMTLIKRRERHLYVAIWFFIATFVTVAVLHIVNNLELPISFTKSYPIFAGVQDALVQWWYGHNAVAFFLTTPYLGLMYYFVPKAANRPVYSYRLSIIHFWSLIFIYIWAGPHHLLYTALPDWAQSLGTVFSVMLIAPSWGGMLNGLLTLRGAWDTVRTSPVLKFFVVAITAYGMATFEGPMMSFKSVNAISHYTDWTIAHVHVGGLGWNGFFTFGMLYWLIPRLYKRELFSTKLANTHFWIGTLGILFYTIPLYWAGWTQSLMWKEFTEAGFLKYPNFLETVVQILPMYKLRVLGGTLYLTGALMMAYNIFMTIKKGSLQAEEEASAPALTGDGGRIQRWHEWIERRPIQMTIWSIVAISIGGLVEFLPTYLVKSNVPTIASVQPYTPLELQGRDIYLREGCYVCHSQMVRPFRSETERYGEYSKSGEFIYDRPFQWGSKRTGPDLHRIGVNNPNAAWHYRHMMDPTLVSPGSIMPPYPWLLENDLDKTTTASKIEAMQKLGVPYAEGYAAKANDDLEEQAASIVAELKGDDIEASKDKEIIALIAYLKRLGTDVGKSDNVPSK, from the coding sequence ATGATTACAAAAGAACAAATCAGTCAGACCGTTCAGAGGAATAGTGAATCCAATCTGGAGCGCTTTTTCTACGACAACGTAGCTGTAAGGAATTTTGCAGTTGCTACTATTTTTTGGGGCGTGGCAGGGATGCTGGTGGGGCTTATAGCCGCCATACAGATGGTACTGCCTGAAGCGAACATGGAAACCGCTTGGCTCACATTTGGTCGTATCAGACCGTTGCACACCAATGCCATTATTTTCGCCTTTGTGGGAAATGGTATGTTTGCAGGTATCTATTATGCATTGCCACGGTTGGTCAAGGCTCGTATGTTTAGCGATGTACTGACCAAAATCCATTTCTGGGGGTGGCAGTTAATCATTCTTTCCGCACTGATTACCTTACCAATGGGTATTTCCTCAGCTAAGGAATATGCTGAGTTGGAGTGGCCAATCGATATTGCTATTGCAGCAATATGGGTAGTATTCGGTGTAAACATGATCATGACACTGATCAAAAGGAGAGAAAGACACCTGTATGTAGCGATCTGGTTCTTTATTGCGACTTTTGTGACAGTTGCTGTACTACACATTGTCAATAACCTTGAGCTTCCGATTTCATTCACGAAGTCATATCCAATCTTTGCAGGGGTACAGGACGCACTGGTACAATGGTGGTATGGTCACAATGCCGTAGCATTCTTCCTGACAACCCCTTACCTAGGCCTGATGTACTACTTCGTACCAAAGGCGGCAAATAGACCTGTATACTCTTACAGGTTGTCAATCATTCACTTCTGGTCCCTGATATTTATCTATATCTGGGCAGGTCCACACCACTTGCTCTATACAGCATTGCCTGACTGGGCACAATCACTGGGTACTGTATTCTCTGTAATGCTGATTGCTCCATCATGGGGTGGTATGCTGAATGGTCTACTGACCTTGAGAGGTGCTTGGGACACTGTAAGAACTAGCCCTGTATTGAAATTCTTTGTGGTAGCGATTACTGCATACGGTATGGCTACGTTTGAAGGGCCAATGATGTCATTCAAGAGTGTGAATGCAATTTCTCACTATACAGACTGGACCATTGCTCACGTACACGTTGGAGGTTTGGGCTGGAATGGCTTCTTCACATTCGGTATGCTTTACTGGTTGATACCACGGCTTTATAAGAGAGAGCTTTTCTCTACAAAATTGGCCAATACGCACTTCTGGATTGGTACACTGGGTATCCTGTTCTATACTATTCCGCTTTATTGGGCTGGTTGGACACAATCGCTGATGTGGAAAGAATTTACTGAAGCAGGCTTCTTGAAGTACCCTAACTTCTTGGAGACAGTGGTACAAATTCTTCCAATGTACAAACTGAGAGTATTGGGTGGTACACTTTACCTGACAGGTGCCTTGATGATGGCTTATAACATCTTCATGACGATCAAGAAAGGGTCGCTGCAAGCCGAAGAAGAAGCAAGTGCACCAGCACTGACAGGTGATGGAGGTAGAATCCAAAGATGGCATGAGTGGATTGAAAGACGTCCAATCCAAATGACAATCTGGTCAATCGTGGCGATTTCAATTGGTGGTTTGGTGGAGTTCCTGCCAACATATTTGGTGAAGTCTAATGTACCGACAATCGCATCTGTACAACCTTACACACCACTTGAACTACAAGGACGTGACATTTACCTGAGAGAAGGTTGTTATGTCTGTCACTCACAAATGGTTCGTCCGTTCCGTTCGGAAACAGAGCGTTATGGAGAATACTCTAAATCAGGTGAGTTTATCTACGATAGACCATTCCAATGGGGGTCTAAACGTACTGGTCCTGATTTGCACCGTATTGGGGTCAATAACCCGAATGCAGCTTGGCACTACCGCCATATGATGGACCCTACGCTGGTATCACCAGGTTCGATCATGCCTCCATACCCTTGGTTGCTTGAAAATGATCTGGATAAGACGACTACAGCGTCTAAGATCGAAGCGATGCAGAAACTGGGTGTTCCTTATGCTGAAGGGTATGCCGCTAAGGCAAATGACGACTTGGAAGAGCAAGCAGCTTCTATCGTGGCAGAGCTGAAAGGTGACGACATTGAAGCTTCTAAAGACAAGGAGATCATAGCCCTGATTGCTTATCTGAAGCGTCTGGGAACTGATGTTGGTAAGTCTGACAACGTACCTTCAAAATAA
- a CDS encoding cbb3-type cytochrome c oxidase N-terminal domain-containing protein, producing MKKLNLHKKVLFLLPLLMAGGNTMAATKSDQLLAGVENFDILVLAMLFVLFLLFIAIMGIAFSLYYVVSLQLKKEEVPAEAVEEAETGWWKWFWQKFNAAKPMELETDILMDHEYDGIRELDNQLPPWWKYMFYFTIVFAFCYLGVYHWWTDADDAVSVREYRAEMVAAEQARDAYLAKMASLIDETNVEVASEEAALAEGQDIFTKNCRTCHGKVGEGGAGPNLTDEYWLHGGGIKDIFKTVKYGVPNTAMQSWEKKMTPQQIQRVASFILTLQGSNPENGKAPQGEKWEAEQ from the coding sequence ATGAAGAAACTAAATCTACACAAAAAAGTCTTGTTCCTGCTACCATTGCTGATGGCAGGAGGAAATACAATGGCAGCTACAAAAAGTGACCAGTTGCTGGCAGGAGTTGAAAACTTCGATATTCTGGTACTTGCAATGCTTTTTGTGTTGTTCCTGTTGTTTATAGCTATCATGGGAATTGCATTCTCGCTGTATTATGTAGTGAGTTTGCAACTCAAAAAAGAAGAAGTGCCTGCTGAAGCAGTTGAGGAAGCTGAGACAGGCTGGTGGAAATGGTTTTGGCAGAAATTCAATGCAGCCAAACCAATGGAACTTGAAACAGATATCCTAATGGATCATGAATATGATGGCATTAGGGAGCTGGACAACCAATTGCCACCTTGGTGGAAGTATATGTTCTACTTTACCATTGTTTTTGCTTTCTGTTACTTGGGTGTTTATCACTGGTGGACAGATGCAGATGATGCAGTATCAGTTCGAGAGTATAGAGCTGAGATGGTAGCAGCTGAGCAGGCAAGAGATGCTTACCTAGCCAAAATGGCAAGCTTGATTGATGAGACAAATGTAGAAGTAGCCTCAGAAGAAGCAGCGTTGGCAGAAGGTCAGGACATCTTTACTAAAAACTGCCGTACCTGCCATGGTAAAGTAGGTGAAGGTGGAGCAGGACCAAACCTGACAGACGAATACTGGTTGCATGGTGGTGGTATCAAAGACATCTTCAAGACAGTGAAGTATGGTGTACCAAATACAGCGATGCAGTCTTGGGAAAAGAAAATGACGCCACAGCAGATCCAGAGAGTGGCAAGTTTTATCCTGACGTTGCAGGGATCAAATCCTGAAAATGGCAAAGCGCCACAAGGGGAGAAGTGGGAAGCCGAACAGTAA